The following coding sequences lie in one Nitrospira sp. genomic window:
- a CDS encoding aminoacyl-tRNA hydrolase, with translation MHLLVGLGNPGKAYAQTRHNAGMWVIERAAARWSIHLSARGSGLRGAGRLGRELVELAGLLDWMNVTGPPLKGLLREFSLSLGELIVVHDDLDLEPGRVRIKLAGGHGGHNGIKSIIEAFGTPQFVRVKIGIGRPAPGQDTADFVLQPVTKDERAVIDPCLERAVDVLESLIHRGPEATMNQFHVREKVVDEREDKT, from the coding sequence TTGCATCTTCTGGTTGGACTGGGCAATCCGGGGAAAGCATACGCTCAGACACGCCACAATGCCGGCATGTGGGTCATCGAACGGGCTGCCGCTCGATGGTCCATTCACCTCTCAGCACGAGGCTCCGGCCTACGAGGGGCCGGGCGACTCGGAAGAGAACTCGTCGAGCTGGCAGGCCTGCTCGATTGGATGAACGTGACCGGCCCTCCGCTGAAAGGCCTCCTACGAGAATTCTCGCTGTCGCTGGGCGAGCTCATTGTCGTGCATGACGATCTCGATTTAGAGCCAGGGCGGGTCCGTATCAAACTCGCTGGCGGTCACGGTGGTCATAACGGAATCAAATCCATCATCGAAGCGTTCGGGACCCCACAATTCGTACGGGTGAAGATCGGGATCGGACGGCCTGCTCCCGGTCAGGACACCGCCGACTTTGTCTTACAACCTGTGACGAAGGATGAGAGAGCCGTCATTGATCCGTGTTTGGAGCGAGCCGTCGATGTGCTCGAAAGTTTAATTCATCGTGGGCCAGAGGCAACCATGAATCAGTTTCATGTCAGAGAAAAGGTGGTTGACGAAAGAGAGGATAAGACCTAA
- the ychF gene encoding redox-regulated ATPase YchF, whose translation MGLCCGMIGLPNVGKTTVFNALTGGGALAANYPFATVDPNMGIVLVPDPRLVKLTQTFTSKKTTYSTLEVRDIAGLVEGASKGEGLGNQFLGHIREVDALLHVVRCFQGTDVVHVSGGIDPLRDIGVIETELMLSDLETLDRRRQKTEKKVRAGDKKAAFEVEFLAKLIGWLDKGEWLGNREYSTEERVILNECQLLSAKPVLFVANVSEGRSADEAMVQTVCEFAAKRRARVVTICGQLEAELSSLAETERVDFLKEMGLTESGLLRLTREAYTLLDLVTFFTAGETESRAWPIPRDTKAPQAAGKIHSDMERGFIRAEVYHYNDLLACGSEAKVKEKGLFRLEGKDYVIKEADIVYFRFNV comes from the coding sequence ATGGGTTTGTGTTGCGGTATGATCGGTCTCCCGAATGTTGGCAAGACGACCGTATTCAATGCATTGACAGGCGGAGGTGCCCTGGCGGCCAACTATCCGTTCGCCACCGTCGATCCAAACATGGGAATTGTGCTAGTGCCTGACCCTCGCCTGGTCAAACTGACTCAAACCTTTACTTCGAAAAAGACCACCTATAGCACATTGGAAGTGAGAGACATCGCTGGATTGGTTGAAGGGGCCAGCAAGGGGGAAGGGCTGGGGAATCAATTTCTCGGACATATCCGTGAAGTGGATGCGTTGCTTCATGTGGTTCGTTGTTTCCAAGGGACAGATGTCGTCCATGTCAGTGGGGGAATTGATCCCCTCCGTGACATCGGCGTGATCGAAACCGAGCTCATGTTGTCCGATCTGGAGACGCTCGATCGACGGAGGCAGAAAACTGAAAAGAAAGTTAGGGCCGGGGATAAGAAGGCCGCGTTTGAAGTGGAGTTTCTCGCCAAGCTCATCGGGTGGCTCGACAAAGGCGAGTGGTTAGGCAACCGGGAATACTCGACGGAAGAACGGGTGATTCTCAACGAATGTCAGTTGCTCTCGGCTAAGCCAGTTCTTTTTGTTGCCAACGTGTCCGAAGGTAGAAGTGCCGATGAAGCCATGGTCCAAACTGTGTGCGAGTTTGCAGCCAAACGAAGAGCAAGAGTCGTTACCATTTGTGGGCAACTCGAAGCAGAGCTATCGTCGTTGGCCGAGACCGAGCGAGTCGATTTTCTCAAAGAAATGGGTTTGACGGAATCCGGCCTTCTCCGACTGACGCGCGAAGCCTATACCTTGCTGGATCTGGTTACTTTCTTTACCGCCGGAGAGACTGAATCTCGTGCCTGGCCGATACCCAGAGACACCAAGGCCCCACAAGCGGCAGGGAAAATCCACTCCGATATGGAACGCGGCTTCATCCGTGCCGAAGTCTATCACTACAATGATTTGCTGGCATGTGGATCTGAAGCGAAAGTGAAGGAAAAGGGGCTTTTCCGACTAGAAGGCAAAGACTACGTCATCAAAGAAGCAGATATTGTGTACTTTAGGTTTAACGTCTAG